Proteins encoded in a region of the Isoalcanivorax pacificus W11-5 genome:
- a CDS encoding TetR/AcrR family transcriptional regulator, whose amino-acid sequence MAKKAAANTLTRGYKKKARTRQQLLDAALRIYARTGVAGLALNTLAEEAGVSNGTVYNYFRTREEVLEAVGLELAVQLSQQILVFSEGVSSGAERLCIGVRTFMGKALDDPEWTRALITVVRYAEGMRSALANYLRADLQAGREQGDFDYANEEMAMAMVMSATMGAMNLVVEGIEMEHADRVAAEMILRSLGVSASKARKIASLPLPRTAD is encoded by the coding sequence ATGGCAAAGAAAGCAGCGGCAAACACTCTGACGCGTGGTTACAAGAAAAAGGCGCGCACCCGGCAGCAACTTCTGGACGCTGCGCTGCGCATCTATGCCCGCACCGGCGTGGCGGGCCTGGCGCTCAATACGCTGGCGGAAGAGGCAGGGGTGTCCAATGGCACCGTCTATAACTACTTCCGCACGCGCGAGGAGGTGCTGGAAGCAGTGGGCCTGGAACTGGCGGTCCAGCTTTCGCAGCAGATACTGGTATTCAGTGAGGGCGTCAGCAGTGGTGCTGAGCGCCTGTGTATCGGCGTACGCACTTTCATGGGCAAGGCCCTGGATGACCCCGAATGGACGCGCGCGCTGATCACTGTGGTGCGCTACGCAGAAGGCATGCGTTCTGCCCTGGCCAATTACCTGCGGGCGGATTTGCAGGCAGGGCGTGAGCAGGGCGATTTCGACTATGCCAACGAAGAGATGGCCATGGCCATGGTGATGTCCGCCACCATGGGCGCCATGAATCTTGTCGTGGAAGGCATCGAGATGGAGCATGCGGATCGCGTCGCGGCTGAAATGATTCTCCGGTCGCTGGGAGTGAGTGCCAGCAAGGCCAGGAAGATTGCCAGCCTGCCGCTGCCCAGAACTGCGGACTAG
- a CDS encoding bifunctional 3-(3-hydroxy-phenyl)propionate/3-hydroxycinnamic acid hydroxylase has product MTNGSDGLPRTTDVLVIGFGPVGAALCALLGRYGVTTLAVDKVAAVMRAPRAIALDNEALRILQMAGLGEGAFERLAIPEVRMHCPYLGQFGRANTSGTIDGHPKLVTFYQPDLEHALRRQVAAYPCVAFHSGYELVSFTQAEAGVTAQLKDGAGEIHEVVARYLVGADGASSTVRGLIGQGFEGQTYPEDWLIVDAIRREEKAIDHVEFICHPDRPIPHMPAPGGRERWEFMLKPGETKEEMERPEKVAELLAPWIAPEDLVIERKAVYRFHARCCELFQQGRVFLVGDAAHITPPFVGQGLVAGLRDVANLGWKLAWVVRGQASPALLDSYDTERRPHARKMIGLAKLMGHLVMPRNTFKALAVHGAMRLCRFIPPLRRQLEELEIKPPNRFREGCLVKGRARRGVCRGALLPQGFVRHQGQICPSDEVFGDHLTLVGFGVDPRQYLDEAAQARWQARGGAFLQVGLRGQRPGAHTAFAEDLSDALANNRSRGTVMVSRPDRVIMHDGPAQEAQRLVDECLQAL; this is encoded by the coding sequence ATGACGAACGGATCTGATGGGCTGCCCCGGACGACGGATGTACTGGTGATTGGCTTCGGCCCAGTGGGTGCGGCGCTGTGTGCGTTATTGGGGCGCTACGGCGTGACCACCCTGGCGGTGGACAAGGTGGCGGCGGTGATGCGCGCGCCACGCGCCATCGCACTGGACAACGAGGCGCTGCGTATCCTGCAGATGGCCGGGCTGGGGGAGGGGGCGTTCGAGCGGCTCGCCATTCCCGAGGTGCGCATGCATTGCCCTTACCTCGGTCAATTCGGCCGGGCCAACACCAGCGGCACGATTGACGGGCACCCCAAGCTGGTGACCTTCTATCAGCCGGATCTGGAACATGCCTTGCGGCGACAGGTGGCGGCCTACCCCTGCGTGGCATTTCACAGCGGCTACGAGCTGGTGAGTTTCACCCAGGCGGAGGCAGGGGTGACGGCGCAACTGAAGGACGGCGCTGGCGAGATACACGAGGTGGTGGCGCGCTATCTGGTGGGTGCCGACGGCGCCAGCTCAACCGTGCGCGGCCTGATCGGCCAGGGCTTTGAAGGGCAGACCTATCCGGAAGACTGGCTGATTGTGGATGCGATACGCCGGGAGGAGAAGGCGATCGACCATGTCGAGTTCATCTGCCACCCCGACCGGCCGATCCCCCATATGCCTGCACCGGGAGGGCGCGAGCGCTGGGAATTCATGCTCAAGCCCGGCGAGACAAAGGAAGAGATGGAGCGGCCGGAAAAAGTCGCCGAACTGCTCGCCCCCTGGATCGCGCCGGAAGACCTCGTGATCGAGCGCAAGGCGGTGTATCGATTTCATGCCCGCTGCTGCGAATTGTTCCAGCAGGGGCGGGTGTTTCTGGTGGGCGACGCCGCCCATATCACGCCGCCCTTCGTCGGCCAGGGGCTGGTGGCAGGGCTGCGGGACGTGGCCAACCTGGGCTGGAAACTGGCCTGGGTGGTCAGGGGGCAGGCATCGCCTGCGCTGCTGGACAGCTATGACACCGAGCGCCGCCCGCATGCCAGAAAGATGATCGGCCTGGCCAAGCTCATGGGGCATCTGGTGATGCCCCGCAATACCTTCAAGGCCCTGGCGGTACACGGCGCCATGCGCCTGTGCCGGTTCATACCGCCGTTGCGCCGGCAGCTTGAGGAGCTGGAAATCAAACCCCCCAACCGCTTCCGCGAGGGATGCCTGGTCAAGGGCCGCGCGCGCAGGGGAGTGTGCCGTGGCGCGCTGCTGCCGCAGGGGTTTGTCCGGCATCAGGGCCAGATCTGTCCCAGCGACGAGGTGTTCGGTGATCACCTGACGCTGGTCGGTTTCGGTGTGGATCCGCGCCAGTATCTGGATGAGGCCGCCCAGGCTCGCTGGCAAGCCCGCGGCGGTGCCTTTCTGCAGGTCGGATTGCGCGGGCAACGACCCGGAGCGCACACCGCCTTTGCCGAGGACCTGTCGGATGCGCTGGCGAATAACCGGTCCCGGGGCACCGTGATGGTCAGCCGCCCCGACCGCGTCATCATGCACGATGGCCCGGCACAGGAGGCGCAGCGTCTGGTGGACGAATGCCTGCAAGCGCTGTGA
- a CDS encoding TetR/AcrR family transcriptional regulator produces MAKNKRDVDAKVKKAALEETAARLFMEQGFEATSMQQIARALDVAPNTLYWYYASKDELLVGVLNRLLSQTLQHLPAMGGLPLKAQMAWLLDELEQSREMVATVHSRLDQSPVIRAWHDQFHQFVESTVIFALKTAGVEASRCATLATVATFLVEGLLAHPHSAHQRHDILEWFAASAGDQLGGAAV; encoded by the coding sequence ATGGCCAAGAACAAGCGGGATGTGGACGCAAAGGTAAAGAAGGCGGCCCTGGAAGAGACCGCCGCACGTCTGTTCATGGAACAGGGCTTCGAGGCCACCTCCATGCAGCAAATCGCCCGTGCACTGGATGTCGCGCCCAATACGCTCTACTGGTACTACGCCAGCAAGGATGAGTTGCTGGTGGGCGTGCTCAACCGTTTGCTGTCGCAGACCCTGCAACACCTGCCTGCGATGGGCGGCTTGCCGTTGAAAGCACAGATGGCCTGGCTTCTGGACGAACTCGAACAGAGCCGCGAGATGGTCGCCACCGTGCACAGTCGCCTGGACCAGTCACCGGTCATTCGTGCCTGGCATGACCAGTTTCATCAGTTCGTCGAAAGCACCGTCATCTTTGCCCTGAAAACAGCAGGCGTCGAGGCATCACGCTGCGCCACCCTGGCGACGGTGGCGACGTTTCTGGTGGAGGGACTGCTGGCGCACCCGCACAGCGCGCACCAGCGTCACGATATTCTGGAATGGTTTGCGGCCAGTGCCGGGGATCAGTTGGGAGGCGCAGCCGTTTAA
- a CDS encoding alpha/beta hydrolase translates to MESLRYSPADLTCRIERTGYYYQGTWCAATLYRPAATGDAALPAILMVHGWGGTQDTLTVPFYEEFTRAGFVVMSFDYTGWGDSAGLPRHTISARGRVREADAALAFLKSRPGVDRNRIVVWGTSFGGGHAVELAAEHPELLGAIAQVPMLDGLAAVRAVPLARLLRFGLYCLVDLIKPGQPVYIQVVSAPGAFSSMDRDDAGKALALGEQSAGRGYDNRVAARSLMTMGPYRPFKRLRDIRIPTLLLGATGDSVAPFIEGKIRRVNNPHLTVDTVEANHFEPYFEPVFSSVISKQLAFLKSLVA, encoded by the coding sequence ATGGAATCATTGCGATACAGCCCTGCGGACCTGACCTGCCGCATCGAGCGTACCGGCTACTACTATCAAGGGACCTGGTGTGCCGCCACGCTGTACCGGCCCGCTGCCACAGGCGATGCCGCGTTGCCTGCGATCCTCATGGTCCATGGTTGGGGCGGTACCCAGGATACGCTGACTGTGCCCTTTTATGAGGAATTCACCCGGGCGGGATTCGTGGTGATGAGCTTCGACTACACGGGCTGGGGAGACAGTGCCGGGCTGCCCCGGCATACCATCTCGGCCCGTGGACGCGTCAGGGAAGCCGATGCCGCGCTGGCGTTTCTGAAATCCCGGCCGGGCGTCGACAGGAACAGGATTGTGGTGTGGGGCACATCGTTCGGAGGCGGCCATGCGGTGGAGCTGGCGGCGGAGCATCCGGAGCTGCTCGGCGCCATCGCCCAGGTGCCGATGCTCGACGGGCTGGCGGCGGTGCGCGCGGTGCCGCTGGCACGGCTGCTGCGCTTCGGCCTCTACTGCCTGGTCGATCTGATCAAGCCGGGCCAGCCCGTTTATATCCAGGTGGTTAGCGCGCCGGGCGCTTTTTCCAGTATGGATCGCGATGATGCCGGCAAGGCGCTGGCCCTGGGGGAGCAGAGCGCCGGGCGGGGTTATGACAACCGCGTTGCGGCGCGCTCATTGATGACGATGGGGCCTTATCGTCCGTTCAAACGCCTGAGGGATATCCGCATTCCCACGCTGCTGCTGGGTGCCACCGGCGATAGCGTGGCGCCCTTTATAGAAGGGAAAATCCGGCGGGTGAACAACCCGCACCTCACGGTGGATACCGTAGAAGCGAATCATTTTGAACCCTACTTCGAACCGGTGTTCAGCAGTGTTATCAGCAAACAACTGGCGTTTCTGAAAAGCCTCGTCGCCTGA
- a CDS encoding phytanoyl-CoA dioxygenase family protein, with protein sequence MPFVAQPRRALTAEEIRTYQEDGVIMLKQAMDPNWMAMVEAGIEEARHNSSVLGRFMSRKVEGYQMDIFLWKRIDILRDLIYYSPCAELARQLMKSEEVRFFYDQMFVKEPGTDAPTPWHQDLSFWPIRGEQICSFWIPCDPVNRENSGLLYVKGSHRWPQRFKAISPDYVASIIDDDMEDIPDINANPGQYDLIDWDMEPGDILAFHPLTLHGSYGNASRKRRRRALALRWTGDDVIYAPSSKRMPIHYRHASVEGGPLRGGAFPRILPAPDPAERAARLQPERARFGKLAASAMGNAVAAARQTFKRPRTEQLKQTWTTQGEK encoded by the coding sequence ATGCCGTTCGTAGCCCAGCCACGCCGTGCACTCACGGCAGAAGAGATCAGGACGTATCAGGAAGACGGCGTCATCATGTTGAAACAGGCTATGGACCCCAACTGGATGGCCATGGTCGAAGCCGGTATTGAAGAGGCCCGGCACAATAGCTCCGTGCTCGGCAGGTTCATGTCGCGCAAGGTCGAGGGCTACCAGATGGATATTTTCCTCTGGAAACGCATCGATATCCTGCGCGACCTGATTTATTACAGCCCCTGTGCGGAATTGGCCCGGCAACTGATGAAGTCGGAGGAAGTACGCTTCTTTTACGACCAGATGTTCGTCAAGGAACCCGGCACCGATGCCCCCACCCCCTGGCATCAGGATCTGAGTTTCTGGCCGATTCGCGGTGAGCAGATCTGCTCGTTCTGGATTCCCTGCGACCCGGTGAACCGGGAGAACAGCGGGCTGCTTTACGTCAAGGGCTCGCACCGATGGCCGCAGCGCTTCAAGGCCATCTCGCCGGATTATGTGGCCAGCATCATTGACGATGACATGGAAGACATTCCCGATATCAATGCCAACCCGGGCCAGTACGATCTGATCGACTGGGACATGGAGCCTGGCGATATTCTGGCTTTCCATCCCCTGACCCTGCATGGCTCCTACGGCAACGCCTCGCGCAAGCGTCGCCGTCGCGCACTGGCGCTGCGCTGGACCGGCGATGATGTGATCTATGCGCCCTCCAGCAAGCGCATGCCGATCCACTACCGGCATGCGTCGGTCGAAGGTGGGCCGCTGCGCGGCGGCGCCTTCCCGCGCATTCTGCCCGCTCCCGACCCGGCAGAACGCGCCGCGCGGTTACAACCGGAACGCGCCCGGTTCGGGAAGCTGGCTGCATCCGCCATGGGTAATGCCGTGGCCGCCGCGCGCCAGACCTTCAAGCGCCCGCGCACCGAACAGCTGAAACAGACCTGGACGACACAAGGCGAAAAATGA